Within Quercus lobata isolate SW786 chromosome 5, ValleyOak3.0 Primary Assembly, whole genome shotgun sequence, the genomic segment TTTGGTTCGCTTcactagaaagaaaaagaccGGAAgggaaattaatatatatattttaactatCACAATTTGTGAATCAACCTTGTAGCTAACCTTTAGTGTAGATTTCTTCGCCCTGGATCTTCGTAATTGGCTGGAAAGTAATTGCAGATTAGAAGCTAAGGCTGGTCCCCTTTCAATTCCTTGGAatatcctcttcttcttttttcttttgttttttggttgttgttggtaTATGGACCTTATGGCAGCAGCACCGCAACAGAGTAGAGGATATTCCAAGTGACTCATCGCTTGGGAACCCTGGTGCTGCTAGAGGAGAGGGTGTGCTCTGTTCTGACTCGGGTGCTTGGATTAACGCCTTCTTCTAGGAATATAGGAATCACCACCAGCTTCTTAGCTGAACTTTGGGCCCTTAGAGATGGACAAATCATGTGTTTAAATCTAAGGATCAATGCTCTGGAAGTAGAATTAGATGCTAAAGTAGTTGTTGAGTTATTGAATGGTACCGGTATGTCGAATGCTACTAATTCCTGGCTGATTGCAGGCTCCTACTTTCCCAAGTTCCTTAAGTTAAAGTGGTTCATTGCTACAGGAAAGCTAACTTCACTACAGATGCTCTTGCTAGATTAGGATCTCTACCATACTCGGATTGGATTTTTTGTATTATGATTCTCCCCCCTCTAATCTGTTATAGATGTTTTTCAGTCGAGCCTTTATGGCCTTTGTCATGTCAGGATGTGTCCTGACTCTAGTGTAGTTGTTGGTTCtaagtttgttttgaatgaAGTTTCCTTTTTAccatgataataataataattttcagttgCAGCCAAGAATGCAACCATGAATAAGAAAGcagtttctcccaaaaaaaaaaagaaaaagaataagaaagcAAAACTTTCTCTGGAGATCTTTTCCTaataaaaacattttgtttgaaaaatattttttgacatCATTTTAAGGGTGAGCTCAGAATTTCAGGAAAATGATTATTGTATCGATGAAAGTAAGGAACAATGGTTAATTATGGGTACCTTTGCAATCGTACAAAGAATTAAGCAACGGGGATAAGCTATGACACCTAAAAACTATTTAACTTGACAAGCTATTGATTCATAACCACcatgtataataaataaagcTCTGCTTGACCTGAAATATGatgcatatttttattatctttgaaAAGAAACAATGAACCGCTGACATTAACAGAAATGTGAACTCCTACATTATAGTGGGGGCAGAAGGAGGTGGGATTCAAACTATATACACAAAGCACCACAAAAAATACCATTATCGCTAGGCTTTTATTAACTCCTACATTGCACTAAAATCTGCTACAAGGAGGTTCTTCTCTTGAGCATTATCTTAATCCAGACGGGGAAGATATGTATACCATATACATTTCACCATTTCAGGCCCCAAAACATGTGTAAACTATTTTCGAGGTCGTCCATGTCAAACACAAGACCAAAAGTAGAGAGCATATAatactaaaatgaaaatttttgctaTAGAATTTAcagaaaaagcaaaagaaattaTCCAAGTAACAATGGCAAGACAAATTCACTCAAAAATTCAAAGaggtaagaaaaaataataataataataataataaaagacaaCAATGTACTGTTCATCTATCTAACCGAGTGTCTACTTCAGCAGAAACCTGTCTTGCTACCCCCCTGAACATCTTCCACAACATTAAAGTTACTTGTCCCTGCTAATGCAAGTGAGAGAAACATGGCCTACTCTGATCAGTTGACAATTGTATTACACAGGCTGGGAAGAGAATTTATGTGTATGTGATGCAATGATTATTCATGCATTTCTTGCAATTCCAAGTCAGTTCTCCATGAACAAATATGGTAGGTCCTGTTGACCCTTGAGACATCTGAAtttatgcccaaaaaaaaaatatattaattaataaaaaatctgCCTTCCAAATTAAAACCCACATTATGCACACTTCTCCTTCATTGTTTATGTCACAGAAAAAATCCAGGCTGTTGATGTTTCCAAAATGGCCACCAACTGATCAGAAAGAAGGCCATATAAAGTTTCTCCCATCAAGTTACTTTAAACAGAGGAAAATTATAATCACCTTTAATCGCAGGCCGGCATGTTATTTCTTCCCGATTGGCATAAAGGAGAAGACATTGAAGTTAGAAAAGCTGTGGAGGAGGATTTCAAGGGGAAAATCCTTCTTCAATTCTTGGGGAGGGTGACGGGTCTGAAGCATCAGCAAGAGCCTCAAGCATGTTTATGACCTCAGTTGTGTCATCCAAATAGTACTTTGCTTTACTTGGCTTCTGTCCAACGGTGCAGGCAAAAACAGATGAATTTGAGGATAAAACACCACTTGTCATTGCATCTCCAATGATTTCAAACATGTCCTCGTCAGATCGGTCATCACCGATACACAGTACAAAATCAGCCTGCTTGCCACCCTCTGCCATTGCTGCAAAGATCTTTTCTGCAACCAGGCCTTTACTCACTCCCTAAAAGCCAAAGTATATGTTAGATTCCAATATCATGTTTACTAAGCAATAGAAGTTCCAATATTTGACTGGAAGGGAGTATAATCAAGGCACAAAAAGTGGCACAAGTAGTCTCTGGTGAACTTATTATGAAAGAACATAggtctaaaacaaaataataataaatcatggACAATTAGAAATGCAATTAATTGTATTAATTAGGAacgttttgagacaaaaactcattTATGTCTCtttctattttacaaaatagTTTGCTTCTAAGAACCCTGAATCAAGGGAGGTTGACATTAAAGATCCAGGTGGATATTAATTGCATCCTCATAGCATGGTATAAATGATCCAAGGAAGCATATTTTTCTTACTGATgtgtaaccaaaaaaatactACATTATTAAACTTATATTTGCATAGAGAAGACCAACAATTTGCTCACTGATGGGATTttttctactctctctctctctctctctgtggaaTACTTATAAACAGACCGAACACAAAAAATCCtctttacaaataaaaaaaaaaatgttacactgTTCCAACAAGTGTGAGAGGGGGATATCAATGCCaggagctacaaggctcttagcCTATGCAATGTATTGATCATGTAGAAGGAACTACAATATTTAATCTTCTGCATAAAGTGTTACTTTTACATAAACCCTTAGTTGAGTCAAATTAGATCACTTAAATCTGCATTAAGGTTGATCCCACTTCAATAATACTTGTGTCACATTATTGAATTGGCAATGAATCtaattgtttctttctttttttcatcattaCGTTTGCATAACATTATAAGTGTAAAAGAGTATCAGATGGAGAAATGATGGCTGTAGTCCATGACCAAATCTGCCATGTGAGTGGAAcaacattttttgtttggatccttccctcttttgctttttaatttaatttttgcccAACGGGATGAACATGGTTTAAAGTGTATTCTACTAGTAGTCATAAAAGAGGGATAGATGTGGGCTAAGGCAGGAACCTAGCAAAACTTAGTATACAAAAATTTCTAACATTTTAGTCATTTGATGGAATAAAAAGTCAATATTAAAGTTAAGATATCTACCTGCGGCTTCACTTCAACAATGTATTGACCTCTTTTGACAGCAACTGGTTCATTCGCTAAAACACTTTCTAGATGGTCCAACAACTCCTTAGCCTGAGTAGATCCAAAACCAGGGTCCGCATCCCGATGGTGCCAAACCAAAGCACTCTCCTTGGTTTCAATGTAAGAACCATCAGTGGATTCAGTATATAATTTCATAACAGGCTCAGCCATCTGTACCCACCCAAAGTCATTACTCTGCCCAATGGTCTTCCAAGGCTCTTCAGCATGCCACCTAACAAATCATACAATTAGGCACAAAGGTAACAGCAAACAAGTGTTGACATAATggagaaactaaaaaaatagaataccTCATGAAGTAACCATGTTCAGCAGCAATTCCAAGTTTCTTGCAAGGAGAAAACCACTTTCCCAATGAATCTTTTCCTCTTCCACTAACAACAAACACTGTGTTTTTATCATCACTGCAAAGCATGTTGATAATTGATATAACCTCTTCACTTGGGGACTTGTTGATGGAAGTTTGGGGCATTACTGTGCCATCATAATCCAAAAGAATGGCCCTATGTTTGGACTTTATATATGCAGATTCGATGGCATCAATAGACAACTTTCTGAAATTAGGATCCAGTGCCACAACCCTGAAACCAAAGCTCAAACCAATTCCCCAACAACGTCTTCTGAAATGGTCCTTGCAAGTCCTTTCCATATCTTGGAAAAAGCTCCTTGACCAATATGCCACATCGTGCGTGCTAACATACCTATAATGCTTCTCATGGCGCAATTGCTTCTCGGAATCATTCATTGAAATTGCCTCATTCATTGCCTCAGCAGTTGCTTCAACATTCCATGGGTTGACCCGAATTGCACCACTCAATGAAGGCGAACACCCAATGAACTCTGATACTACTAGCATGCTCTTCTTAGGACCACTCAATTCTGAACTTGGCTCTGACCCAGAATCGCCCTGCCTGGACACAATGTACTCATAAGGTGTGAGATTCATCCCATCCCTCACAGCTGTGACGACAACACACTCAGCAATGGTGTAGTATGCCGTTCGTTCACTAAGAGAGATTGGTCTATCAATGAAGACGATTGGTTCATAACCTAGTCGCCCAAAAGTTTTGTTAATTCTCTCGCAGCTTGCACTAATTTCATCCTGAATTTCCTCAAGATCCCTCCCTCGTCCCCTAGCAGGGTTTGCAATTTGTACCAGAACTGCCCTTCCTTGCCACTTTGGATGCTGCTTCAACAACTGTTCCATTGCCAACAGTTTCAAATTGACGCCTTTAAATATATCCATATCATCAACCCCAAGTAACACAGTTTTTCCTTCAAACTGTTGTCTGAGCTCCCCCACTCTCCACTCCTTATCTGCGAGTCTCAAAACAGATTCAATCTGGCCCATGTGAATCCCAACTGGCATGATCTTTATCCCCACCGTCCTTCCATAATATTCCAATCCAATATAACCCCTTTTTGATTGATACTCCAAACCCAACATTCGACTACAACAAGACAGGAAATGTCGAGCATAATCAAAAGTGTGGAAACCAATTAGATCAGAATTCAAAAGTGCCTTAAGGATCTCTTCCCTCACAGGCAATGTCCTATATATCTCGGATGAAGGAAACGGACTGTGAAGAAAAAATCCCATTCTCAGCCTGTTAAACCTTCTCCTCAAGAAAGTAGGCAGCACCATCAAATGGTAATCATGAATCCAAACATAATCATCTTCGGGGTTTAAAATCTCAATCACCCTCTGCGAGAAAATCTTATTTGCAGCCACATAGGCCTCCCACAAAGACCTATCAAACCGCCCGCCATGGTTTGCTGAGAAGGGAAGCATGTAATGAAAGAGTGGCCACAAATGCTGTTTACAAAACCCATGATAAAACTTATTCAAAATGTCGTTCGGTAAAAATGCCGGGACACACTTAAACCTATCCAACAAAAGCTGCGACACATCATCTTGTTCGTTCATATCAACTTCAACCCTCAAAGACCCTACATACAAAACCTCCATTTCTTCAGGTAAACCATCCTTCAGCTGTAATAACAATGAGTCCTCATCCCAACTAAAACTCCACCCCTTATTATCTGGCCTACGCTTAGCTTTCACAGGAAGCTGATTAGCAACAATAATGATACGGTCTTGAACAACCGAAGACGGAACATCTGACGACACACTGTTGGCCTGATCATCATCAAGCTCAGAAATAACTCCGGGAACGGTCATTACACGTGGTAGCCGCTTCTTTTCGCGCCCCATTACCGGAAAGTTCCCCGAAGCTAGATCTAAAAGATTGGTATACGATCTAGACATCATCTTTAACCACtttttataaatagtatatAACCCCCAATCCAAAAAATACTTCACAAGATCTCAAATTTCTAAACCGAACCCACAATTGCTTTTGTCCCAAAATCACTATAACTGACCACGATCTGAAATGGGTATCACCGAAAAATACATCATTACAATTAGTTTCACAAAAAACGaatatttttcaaccaaaaaaaaaaccccagtTCCTAAAAATCAAAGCTTTAACACAAGTAACTATCTGACATCCAAAAATAGGAAAAGATCTATGAACACAACACTTCTAGATAATAACAATCTGAatgatgaaaattcaaaaaccaaaacagaAGCAGACAAAAATAGCCCTAGTTAATTTGCAAACTATACCAtcaaaatacaaagaaagaaaaaaacttagaaTACTTACCAAAGCTTATTGAAACACGAAAATTTCAATCTTGAGGCAAAGTTGGATCTGAAAACCatagaaaagaaagcaaatttAACGTTTTTGAGCCGCAAgaattctagggttttcttttggtttttctgTCCCCTCTCTGTGTACCAATAGTCACattccaatctctctctctctctctctttctttctttctttctcatatatacaaaaatacaaCCAGTTTCTTATGGAGGAAAAggaaatagtaattaaaaaatatatatttataaatatttataaatttaaaaaaaagaaaaagaaaaaaggcaagAGGATAAGGTCGGCCAGTAGATAACCCAGTAATGCCAACTGGCATTGATGAGTCTTTCTTTCACGCGCCCTTTACTCAGACAAATGATGACGTGTCGGTTTCTCGTGGCGCCACGTTTTCAGGTTTCACGGAAACTGGGTCCACTCACCGTGTgtactccccccccccccacgcTGACCCCACACGGTTATCGTATATCCAAAACTTTTTTAGCTTCGGATAATCACGTGCGGTACGCACCACATTTACTTCTTCACGCCGTCCAATAGGGATTTGCCACGTGTCATGTTTTTATCGGTTCTTCCTTTTTTGGCACGTgggggaaatgaaaaaaacgtAGAGTAcgtgagaaaataaataataataataataataataataatattaaaggGTATGTGTGGGGGGTTTTGGGGGTGTGGTCCAAGTTGTCATGATCTTGCCACGTGGCAGGGCTTGATTTGAAAGTTTAGGATAAGGGTTCTTCTTTTTGGTTGATGACGTCATCTGCCGCGTCACTTTGAAGAACCAcgtgttttttttaaaggactttGTGTCTTTGTTGTACGATAAATACTATTTACCCAACTCCCTTCTTTCGGCCAACAAATCCCATTATTATCGATGTGATTTCCTTACTTGGACAGCAGAAGTGACAGATAAACAACACTTTTAAAAGTTTGaatttggtattaaaaaaaaaaaaaaaacgtaaaatttatggtttatattatttaataaaagattatcacattaaatttttatttaaaaattcaatatatcttACCACACataataatatttcaataaatttatagttaaattggattttcaaataggTATTAAAATTACTTGAGTATGATTGTGTCTATTatttaatatgtaatatgatAATGTAATGTGTTAAGATGGGAGGGATAAAATTTCATAcctttattgaatttaatttttttataataaattttagattataaactattactaattttaatttgaattaactatttaaattattttctgtccACTAATAACATTAAGTAATAATTTGTCACTTTACAAAAAGCAATaatacaagtataagtgtttgtgaggTATAGGAGGTAAAAGCTGGAGTTCAAATCCCTAGGAGGGAGTTTCGcacatatatacatttatattagattagagtataatttctattttgtataaaaaaagaaaagaaaaaaaacacttctctttttttcaccATAATTTCTTTAATAATTGTGAATCAAAATGCATACGACCACACTTGAACTCATACTTAGAGTGTGTTTAGCACcaacttttagcttttatgtacaactttttaaaacctcacatttttttgtattttcttactttttcaaattttgttcaaggtacaagtatactttaatacacttttagcaaaaaaatttcagcaaaaatcTAGATAAGTTGTTCTCAAACAAACATTTAATTTCACAACTTACTTGAGTGTTATTTTGTGATTGGATTTCAGCTTTTACAAATAAACTATCGCagaaatttaatgaaaaagaaaattaggtACATTAATTGACGCTAAAACATGCTGTAGAGTTGGGTGTGTGGTAGCATTTTTCATAATGAAACTTGTTGCAGAAAGAAATGGTGATAACAGGTATCATTGTTTGTTGTGGGCTAAAGGCTAATTGAAAAGTTATAGCAGtggtagagtagagtagaggtaGAGAATATATAAAAGCATATGCTATTCCTAGTATTGATTTGGTTTGGGCATTTGGGTCTTGGTCGGTGGAGTGGGTTTTTAATGACACTGATCTCTTGGTTGGGGACTTTGGGAGGCATTGTAGGTAAGCCACGAAATGTCATTTTCATCCTCTGTGgagggttttgtttttatacCTACATATAAGTTATTGTTGGGTTGCCCTAAGAACAATccaaaacagagagagaaagatagggTATGACATTTAATTATCAACTCATTAACTAAATACAACAGAGCCACTTGGTGTGCGGTTTTTGACTCATTTGCTGTCTCTACCTAATTTGCAGTGTACGGGCaaagatggtggtggtggtagacTGGTAGTATTATTGATGAGCTTTGGGGGCACGTTGtttagaagaataaaaaaactctacttttttCTATCTGTCTTTATATTTTAAGCTACGGGCTTTATCTTTAAGAACTTTAATTCCAAAACCCAATTCCAACTCAGAAAGATTGATCTTccacttaatattttatatataattaactttgatataaaatattggTACATTAATATTGCTTTATTATTaactttaatcttttttttatataaaaatatgcaaTAACCGGACTTATGGCGAAAACAATAACCTTCATTCCTCCCAGAAAGCATCGATTGATCCAAAAGGCAGTTTAAACCCCATATGGTATGTTTGTATTACATTCAACATTGACATTGCCAAGGCTCAGGAGTATCATTCGTACTGGCCGAATTGAAGATCCTTTTATTTGCGTTTTAATTTTCACATGTACATGTTTTTGTATTCTTTGGTCTACATTAGGTTAGAGAAGTGAAATCATGGTAATTAAGACTATTTGTTGTTAAAGCaagtttgaatttgaatatagTAAAACAATTGTTATGCCTTTCAGTGTTAAGGTTTTAGGCAGCATAACCATGCTATTATATAAGgcaggtttatttatttttgataatatgGAAGGTTTATTGGTATATGGATATTGTTAGTTTTCACATTTTATTGTTACAACCATAACTTTATTCTTGCAAAATCTATGGAAGTAGGACATGAGTACATAGAAAGTCTTAATAATTTAAGCCGTGGGATGAGCTTGCTgttgtggcattttttttaagagacagaaaaataagaaaaaaacgGTTTTTCACACGCACACACttggaaaaaattttgttttgtttttgtttttgtttttttgtttttttttttcaactgtGGCAATTTGGGTTGTATGCATTGAATACAAAAAGTGGGACATGATTTGTATTCCTATCCATTTGTCTAATTAGATAATTTCCTTAAACATACCAACACAATcccattaatttataaaataaaatatatacacacaaaaaaatatttattattgccGCACATGTATTTTATATCCTTTGAGTAAAAGGTTGTTAatacacacactaaacaaaattGGAGGGAGCATTTTTCTCCGTGCTTCAGgaatatctaaaaattttaaaagtgacTTCCATCACCCtcttcaaattttaaaagttgCCTAGTTGTATATCCCTTTGCGTCAGTAAAATCCTTCATCCCTAAGTGC encodes:
- the LOC115988787 gene encoding probable alpha,alpha-trehalose-phosphate synthase [UDP-forming] 7, whose amino-acid sequence is MMSRSYTNLLDLASGNFPVMGREKKRLPRVMTVPGVISELDDDQANSVSSDVPSSVVQDRIIIVANQLPVKAKRRPDNKGWSFSWDEDSLLLQLKDGLPEEMEVLYVGSLRVEVDMNEQDDVSQLLLDRFKCVPAFLPNDILNKFYHGFCKQHLWPLFHYMLPFSANHGGRFDRSLWEAYVAANKIFSQRVIEILNPEDDYVWIHDYHLMVLPTFLRRRFNRLRMGFFLHSPFPSSEIYRTLPVREEILKALLNSDLIGFHTFDYARHFLSCCSRMLGLEYQSKRGYIGLEYYGRTVGIKIMPVGIHMGQIESVLRLADKEWRVGELRQQFEGKTVLLGVDDMDIFKGVNLKLLAMEQLLKQHPKWQGRAVLVQIANPARGRGRDLEEIQDEISASCERINKTFGRLGYEPIVFIDRPISLSERTAYYTIAECVVVTAVRDGMNLTPYEYIVSRQGDSGSEPSSELSGPKKSMLVVSEFIGCSPSLSGAIRVNPWNVEATAEAMNEAISMNDSEKQLRHEKHYRYVSTHDVAYWSRSFFQDMERTCKDHFRRRCWGIGLSFGFRVVALDPNFRKLSIDAIESAYIKSKHRAILLDYDGTVMPQTSINKSPSEEVISIINMLCSDDKNTVFVVSGRGKDSLGKWFSPCKKLGIAAEHGYFMRWHAEEPWKTIGQSNDFGWVQMAEPVMKLYTESTDGSYIETKESALVWHHRDADPGFGSTQAKELLDHLESVLANEPVAVKRGQYIVEVKPQGVSKGLVAEKIFAAMAEGGKQADFVLCIGDDRSDEDMFEIIGDAMTSGVLSSNSSVFACTVGQKPSKAKYYLDDTTEVINMLEALADASDPSPSPRIEEGFSP